In a genomic window of Curtobacterium sp. MCBD17_035:
- a CDS encoding aminotransferase class V-fold PLP-dependent enzyme — MTTIDEYAAGFQEEPGYLDHAAFGPVQTAVLEEQRVLGTIQEHVRFGAMEVLDEQDARVRTVAARLVRRRDDQVVSQTATTPGLLHTAFGLTGGVLVAADEYPSLPLALASAAAATGRVQPLVIESGAGWMTPDLIASRLSDDVAAVALSLVDWRTGYRADLAAIRDVIGDRLLIVDAIQGFGAVDEPYEVADVIATGGQKWLHAGWGTGFVSFSDRALERLQPALSGPAGTVGEPGEVPTVAPGAAAYQMTRIDPVAQARLAVSLESLSGVGVAAVEAAVAERAERVFDLADEFGVVVESSRDRRERAGIVVLRPAPERLTALAASLHNHGVTATTRAGTLRVSVFVSTTNETLAMLRDALVSFATMV, encoded by the coding sequence GTGACCACCATCGACGAGTACGCCGCCGGATTCCAGGAGGAGCCGGGGTACCTCGACCACGCGGCGTTCGGCCCGGTCCAGACCGCGGTGCTCGAGGAGCAGCGCGTGCTCGGCACCATCCAGGAGCACGTCCGCTTCGGCGCCATGGAGGTGCTCGACGAGCAGGACGCGCGGGTGCGCACCGTCGCCGCGCGCCTGGTCCGCCGTCGCGACGACCAGGTCGTCTCGCAGACCGCGACGACGCCCGGACTCCTGCACACCGCGTTCGGCTTGACCGGCGGTGTCCTCGTCGCCGCGGACGAGTACCCGTCGTTGCCGCTCGCGCTCGCGAGCGCCGCCGCCGCCACGGGGCGCGTGCAGCCGCTCGTCATCGAGTCCGGCGCGGGGTGGATGACGCCGGACCTCATCGCCTCGCGCCTCAGCGACGACGTCGCCGCGGTCGCGCTCAGCCTCGTCGACTGGCGGACGGGGTACCGAGCCGACCTCGCGGCGATCCGCGACGTGATCGGGGACCGCCTGCTCATCGTCGACGCGATCCAGGGCTTCGGCGCCGTCGACGAGCCGTACGAGGTCGCGGACGTCATCGCCACCGGCGGCCAGAAGTGGTTGCACGCCGGCTGGGGGACCGGGTTCGTGTCGTTCAGCGACCGCGCGCTCGAGCGGCTGCAGCCCGCGCTCTCCGGGCCCGCCGGCACCGTCGGCGAGCCCGGCGAGGTCCCGACCGTCGCGCCGGGCGCCGCCGCGTACCAGATGACGCGCATCGACCCGGTCGCGCAGGCGCGGCTCGCGGTCTCCCTCGAGTCCCTGTCCGGCGTCGGTGTCGCCGCGGTCGAGGCCGCCGTCGCCGAGCGGGCCGAGCGGGTGTTCGACCTGGCGGACGAGTTCGGCGTCGTCGTCGAGTCCTCGCGCGACCGCCGTGAGCGCGCTGGCATCGTCGTGCTCCGGCCCGCACCCGAGCGGTTGACCGCGCTCGCCGCGTCGCTCCACAACCACGGCGTGACCGCGACGACCCGCGCCGGGACGCTGCGTGTGTCGGTCTTCGTCTCGACGACCAACGAGACCCTGGCGATGCTGCGGGACGCGCTCGTGTCCTTCGCGACGATGGTCTGA
- a CDS encoding isoprenyl transferase → MSARAGWTGRGLVYRAYQRRIRAQIAATPRHVAMIVDGNRRWAKQLGLETAAHGHRAGAAKIPEFLGWCDDLGVQVVTLYLLSADNLTGRHSDELRQLTGIIAELAANLAAHPTWRVQHVGSNEGLPPELVRALERAEAETAEHSGLHVNLAVGYGGRREIADAMRSIVRAHGAGGGTLDDLAEVLTPELIGDHLYTQGQPDPDLVIRTSGEQRLSDFMLWQSAHSEFYFVEAFYPDLREVDFLRAVRDFGRRSRRFGG, encoded by the coding sequence GTGAGCGCCAGGGCGGGATGGACAGGGCGAGGCCTGGTCTACCGCGCCTACCAGCGCCGCATCCGCGCGCAGATCGCCGCCACCCCACGTCACGTCGCGATGATCGTCGACGGCAACCGCCGATGGGCGAAGCAGCTCGGGCTCGAGACGGCCGCGCACGGCCACCGGGCCGGAGCCGCGAAGATCCCGGAGTTCCTCGGTTGGTGCGACGACCTCGGCGTCCAGGTCGTCACGCTGTACCTGCTGTCCGCCGACAACCTGACGGGGCGGCACTCGGACGAGCTCCGACAACTCACCGGGATCATCGCCGAACTCGCCGCGAACCTGGCGGCCCATCCAACGTGGCGGGTGCAGCACGTCGGGTCGAACGAGGGACTGCCGCCGGAACTCGTCCGCGCGCTCGAGCGTGCCGAGGCCGAGACCGCCGAGCACTCGGGGCTGCACGTCAACCTCGCCGTCGGGTACGGCGGCCGGCGCGAGATCGCGGACGCCATGCGCAGCATCGTCCGGGCGCACGGTGCGGGCGGCGGGACGCTCGACGACCTCGCCGAGGTGCTGACGCCCGAGCTCATCGGCGACCACCTCTACACGCAGGGACAGCCCGACCCGGACCTCGTCATCAGGACGTCGGGCGAACAGCGTCTGTCCGACTTCATGCTCTGGCAGAGCGCACACAGCGAGTTCTACTTCGTCGAGGCGTTCTACCCGGACCTGCGCGAGGTCGACTTCCTCCGCGCGGTGCGGGACTTCGGGCGGCGGTCGCGCCGGTTCGGCGGCTGA
- a CDS encoding hemolysin III family protein → MTDPSPDALPHVPFVEEAEEARDASVASAPVPPPAWRGWIHLGAFPVAAALGIVLVCLAATPAAKAASAVFTAASLVLFGVSATYHRFRWSPRVKGVLKRIDHTNIFLLIAGTYTPVAVCALGDRDATVLLVVMWSGAALGMAFRVFWVGAPRWLYVPLYVLLGCSALFYLPQLFAADTAMMVLVLTGGLAYVLGAAVYGFKRPDPAPRVFGFHEVFHALTVVAFVAQWTGVLVVALHPVR, encoded by the coding sequence ATGACCGATCCCAGCCCGGACGCGCTCCCGCACGTGCCGTTCGTCGAGGAAGCCGAGGAGGCCCGGGACGCGTCGGTCGCGTCGGCGCCGGTCCCGCCACCCGCCTGGCGTGGGTGGATCCACCTCGGGGCGTTCCCCGTCGCGGCCGCGCTCGGCATCGTGCTCGTCTGCCTGGCTGCGACCCCGGCGGCGAAGGCCGCGAGCGCCGTGTTCACGGCGGCGTCCCTCGTGCTGTTCGGTGTCTCGGCGACCTACCACCGGTTCCGGTGGAGCCCACGCGTCAAGGGCGTCCTCAAGCGGATCGACCACACGAACATCTTCTTGCTCATCGCCGGCACGTACACGCCCGTCGCGGTCTGTGCGCTCGGCGACCGCGACGCGACCGTGCTGCTCGTCGTGATGTGGAGCGGCGCGGCCCTCGGGATGGCGTTCCGGGTGTTCTGGGTCGGAGCCCCGCGCTGGCTCTACGTGCCGCTGTACGTCCTGCTCGGGTGCTCCGCGCTGTTCTACCTGCCGCAGCTGTTCGCCGCCGACACGGCGATGATGGTCCTCGTCCTGACGGGCGGGCTCGCGTACGTGCTCGGTGCGGCCGTGTACGGGTTCAAGCGGCCCGACCCCGCGCCGCGCGTCTTCGGGTTCCACGAGGTGTTCCACGCCTTGACCGTCGTGGCGTTCGTCGCGCAGTGGACGGGCGTGCTCGTCGTCGCGCTCCATCCGGTGCGCTGA